From the genome of Pelagicoccus sp. SDUM812003, one region includes:
- a CDS encoding tetratricopeptide repeat protein, which translates to MKRIFHLVVVSLGASAFTFSLPASGGGAAHGGGHGPAAEEEISIEDAFMKEGIVIVEPKRELDPELASEQVMKYLEAAITEWKGGDVEFAEEYFSAALGVPTDVPEKEVVLSRMGQLYNEAGMFPKAAAVYERLATEFPDSRRLPEVYMEVGNLYRKMGAPELAISKYYMVLNSALNVSFDQLEKYRQLSLEAKMAIAETHKEREENQEAYRLYQSLFRLELKPVQRLRVHYRMCYLLYELGNYQQAVSQLKLFLDEYPDSPHNPELRYLLASSYEKLNRKPDALREVVTILQSQVNPDSTYNADANYWKQRTGNELANEFYEKGDFRSALTIYQALARYNSSPAWRWPAIHQIGLCFERLGLPDKAKLAYEEILNPEAGAIAEVELTENLRSLRQMAQWRLEHLNWEDDLLARLQVLKTE; encoded by the coding sequence ATGAAACGTATCTTCCATCTCGTCGTCGTCAGCCTCGGAGCCAGCGCGTTCACTTTTTCGCTTCCCGCCTCCGGTGGAGGAGCCGCTCATGGCGGAGGCCATGGTCCTGCGGCAGAAGAGGAAATATCCATCGAGGATGCCTTCATGAAGGAAGGCATCGTGATCGTGGAGCCTAAGCGGGAGCTTGATCCGGAGCTGGCTTCGGAGCAGGTGATGAAGTACCTGGAGGCGGCGATCACCGAGTGGAAAGGTGGGGACGTGGAGTTTGCGGAGGAGTACTTCTCTGCGGCCTTGGGCGTACCGACCGACGTGCCCGAAAAGGAGGTGGTGCTCTCCAGGATGGGGCAGCTCTACAACGAGGCGGGCATGTTCCCCAAAGCGGCCGCTGTCTACGAGCGTTTGGCCACCGAGTTCCCCGATAGTCGTCGCTTGCCGGAGGTATACATGGAGGTGGGCAACCTCTACCGGAAGATGGGCGCCCCGGAGCTGGCGATTTCCAAGTACTACATGGTTTTGAACTCCGCGCTCAACGTTTCGTTCGACCAGCTGGAAAAGTACCGTCAGCTATCGTTGGAGGCCAAGATGGCCATCGCCGAGACGCACAAGGAGCGCGAGGAGAATCAGGAGGCGTATCGACTTTACCAGAGCCTGTTTCGCTTGGAGCTAAAGCCGGTGCAGCGGCTGAGGGTGCACTATCGAATGTGCTATCTGTTGTATGAATTGGGCAACTACCAGCAGGCGGTGTCGCAACTGAAGCTGTTTCTCGACGAGTATCCAGATAGTCCGCACAATCCGGAACTGCGCTACCTGCTGGCCAGTTCGTACGAGAAGCTAAATCGCAAGCCGGACGCGTTGCGCGAGGTGGTGACCATTTTGCAATCTCAAGTGAATCCAGATTCCACCTACAACGCGGATGCGAACTATTGGAAGCAGCGCACGGGAAACGAACTGGCGAACGAATTTTATGAAAAGGGCGACTTCCGCAGCGCCTTGACGATCTATCAAGCGCTCGCGCGCTACAACTCCAGCCCGGCGTGGCGGTGGCCCGCGATCCATCAGATCGGCTTGTGCTTCGAGCGACTTGGCTTGCCGGACAAGGCCAAGCTCGCCTACGAGGAGATCCTCAATCCGGAAGCGGGAGCGATTGCCGAGGTGGAGCTGACGGAGAATCTTCGCTCTCTGCGTCAGATGGCGCAATGGAGGCTTGAACACTTGAATTGGGAGGATGATCTTCTAGCGCGTCTTCAGGTTTTGAAGACGGAGTAG
- a CDS encoding SpoIIE family protein phosphatase: MKFSDSILEAALSKVSLTLDALSQSEPIQLTHGEIDSMLEHAYSLGIRDGKRSVFEEGDDMAAQLFQQLMTSLPDHVYFKDMQSRFICVNQSMANYYGFTPKEMVGKSDFNLFAPESAQAKFEDEQKIIRTGRGWSFREEYSQEESSVKKWVISSKLPLYDPSGRICGTFGLSRDITKQKLAEIQVLRQQRLMETIIQILPCRLFLRDREGRYILVNQEYRNCVGIEEDFPIAGKRLSDIVDDPRTDRVLAEDLRIVETGESITNKLEYDQSVISGSRWVLTSKVPLRSESGEIEGIVGMSLDISEQKKAEDIARRAKEALQVKNEQYEEELLVARQLQEQLMSMGFDDRHRYFQAGQGWSFQASYLYSPSHHLAGDFFYLLPIDDKNVGILVCDVMGHGVKAALVTMLIRGLMAEIPNILSHPSKVLQHLNETLISLAEDEEFPRFVTAAYMAIDLDSGKATIANGGHPCPLIRRQGNERGGFEECPCDIVGPALGLLGGDPFGDTVFEIDGETEIFLFTDGIIEQLTSDGNDFGKAGLVHALESATNSEDFENRLTQVKNELSDALGGAPTTDDICVVALKISPTRHLQPA, from the coding sequence ATGAAATTTTCGGACTCCATACTCGAGGCCGCCCTGTCAAAGGTCAGCCTTACACTCGATGCCCTGTCCCAAAGCGAGCCGATTCAACTGACTCACGGCGAGATCGACAGCATGCTCGAGCACGCCTACAGCCTTGGCATTCGCGACGGCAAGCGAAGCGTGTTCGAAGAGGGCGACGACATGGCCGCTCAGCTGTTCCAGCAGCTGATGACCTCCCTGCCCGACCACGTGTATTTCAAGGACATGCAGAGCCGATTCATCTGCGTGAACCAGTCCATGGCCAACTACTACGGCTTCACCCCCAAGGAGATGGTAGGCAAATCGGACTTCAATCTCTTCGCTCCCGAAAGCGCCCAAGCCAAGTTCGAAGACGAGCAGAAGATCATCCGCACCGGTCGAGGCTGGAGCTTTCGCGAGGAATACTCCCAGGAGGAAAGCTCCGTCAAGAAATGGGTCATCTCCTCCAAGCTCCCCCTCTACGATCCCTCCGGCCGCATCTGCGGCACCTTCGGCCTCTCGCGCGACATCACCAAACAGAAGCTCGCCGAGATCCAGGTGCTTCGCCAGCAGCGCCTGATGGAAACCATCATCCAGATCCTTCCCTGCCGCCTCTTCCTGCGGGATCGCGAAGGACGCTACATCCTAGTCAACCAGGAATACCGCAACTGCGTCGGCATCGAAGAGGACTTTCCCATCGCCGGCAAACGCCTCTCCGACATCGTCGACGACCCCCGCACCGACCGAGTGCTGGCGGAAGATCTGCGCATCGTGGAAACCGGGGAATCCATCACCAACAAGCTGGAATACGACCAAAGCGTCATCTCCGGCAGCCGCTGGGTGCTCACCTCCAAAGTGCCCCTGCGCTCCGAATCCGGCGAAATCGAAGGCATCGTCGGCATGTCGCTCGATATCTCAGAGCAGAAAAAGGCCGAGGACATCGCCCGGCGGGCCAAGGAAGCGCTGCAGGTCAAGAACGAGCAGTACGAGGAGGAGCTGCTGGTGGCGCGTCAGCTCCAGGAGCAGCTCATGTCCATGGGCTTCGACGATCGCCACCGCTACTTTCAAGCCGGCCAAGGCTGGAGCTTCCAAGCGTCCTACCTCTACTCGCCCAGCCACCACCTGGCGGGCGACTTCTTCTATCTGCTCCCGATCGACGACAAGAACGTAGGCATCCTAGTCTGCGACGTGATGGGACATGGGGTCAAAGCCGCACTCGTCACCATGCTGATTCGCGGCCTGATGGCCGAAATCCCCAACATTCTCAGCCATCCCTCGAAGGTGCTCCAACACCTCAACGAAACGCTCATATCCCTCGCCGAGGACGAGGAGTTCCCTCGCTTCGTGACCGCAGCCTACATGGCGATCGACCTGGATAGCGGCAAAGCCACCATCGCCAACGGCGGACACCCCTGCCCGCTTATACGACGCCAAGGAAACGAGCGCGGCGGCTTCGAGGAATGCCCCTGCGACATCGTCGGACCCGCTCTGGGCCTGCTCGGCGGAGACCCATTCGGCGACACCGTCTTCGAGATCGACGGCGAGACGGAAATCTTTCTCTTCACCGACGGCATCATCGAACAGCTCACCAGCGACGGGAACGATTTCGGCAAGGCAGGCTTGGTTCATGCCTTGGAGAGCGCCACCAACTCGGAAGACTTCGAAAACCGACTGACCCAGGTGAAAAACGAGCTTTCCGACGCCCTCGGCGGCGCCCCCACCACCGACGACATCTGCGTGGTCGCCCTGAAAATCAGCCCCACACGCCACCTCCAGCCCGCCTGA
- a CDS encoding response regulator gives MKILIVDDDPAIRLLLFTVFGEEHDVSVLCDGHNAVSVLSDPNHQFDVVLLDLKMPRLSGEMVLEFLSGWQNIKTKFIIISGFHDEARHFKYPNLVATLAKPFNIKELVRIVESAHQQAAAQ, from the coding sequence ATGAAAATTCTAATCGTAGACGACGATCCCGCCATCCGGCTCCTCCTCTTCACCGTGTTTGGCGAAGAACACGACGTATCCGTCCTTTGCGATGGACACAACGCCGTGTCCGTGCTCTCCGACCCGAACCACCAGTTCGACGTCGTCCTGCTCGACCTCAAGATGCCACGCCTCTCCGGCGAAATGGTCCTCGAGTTCCTGTCAGGTTGGCAGAACATCAAGACCAAGTTCATCATCATCTCCGGATTCCACGACGAAGCCCGCCACTTCAAGTATCCAAACTTGGTGGCCACGCTGGCCAAGCCTTTCAACATCAAGGAGCTGGTCCGAATCGTCGAGTCCGCCCACCAGCAGGCCGCCGCCCAGTAG
- a CDS encoding response regulator, producing MKKNILLVEDDPALRMVMREVLKDEFEIEEADNGLDGIDKGLKPENDLIILDYHLPKKDGLEVIEAIKKQFPNVPVIVLSGFLSPKSEAQFNDLGATKIFPKPFNYRNLLETVRSLTTRANQVEQAPACAPASMASHPPLSETERQMLTDSLNAVATLAEKIEYLQSVSEKYWIEPADISSMREAIRCMETEVQRFYGKMNNSLFNAGEFSSPLLTNINRPSLSGQN from the coding sequence ATGAAAAAGAACATCCTGCTCGTAGAAGACGATCCCGCCCTGCGCATGGTCATGCGCGAAGTCCTCAAGGACGAATTCGAAATCGAAGAGGCGGACAACGGCCTCGACGGGATCGACAAAGGCCTCAAACCGGAAAACGACCTGATCATCCTCGACTACCACCTGCCAAAGAAGGATGGACTGGAGGTGATCGAAGCGATCAAGAAACAGTTTCCGAACGTGCCAGTGATCGTGCTCTCCGGCTTCCTCAGCCCTAAGTCGGAGGCCCAGTTCAACGACCTCGGCGCCACGAAGATCTTCCCCAAGCCCTTCAACTACCGAAACCTTCTCGAGACCGTGCGCAGCCTGACCACGCGGGCCAACCAAGTCGAGCAAGCGCCAGCCTGCGCACCGGCCAGCATGGCCAGCCATCCGCCGCTTTCGGAGACCGAACGCCAGATGCTTACCGACAGCCTCAACGCCGTGGCCACCCTGGCCGAAAAAATCGAGTACCTGCAAAGCGTTTCCGAAAAGTACTGGATCGAGCCGGCCGACATCAGCTCCATGCGCGAGGCCATCCGCTGCATGGAAACCGAAGTGCAGCGCTTCTACGGAAAGATGAACAACTCCCTCTTCAACGCCGGAGAGTTCAGCTCCCCCCTGCTCACGAACATCAATCGCCCAAGCCTATCGGGCCAAAACTGA
- a CDS encoding HDOD domain-containing protein — translation MTVEDLIKNTETLPPAPEVLPKLVKIMNDPDTDSSDIVQLIATDSAITAGVLKLSNSGAYSPATPVTDLNEAVALLGIKEIYRIVNLVSSGEYLDGALPSMDIGKGSLWQHSLAVALIMDQIAKNVTSMEGLPYTLGLLHDIGKLGLHLGCGEQYTNVFQKVETERISIDQAEARTFGFDHATAGSKILESWGFPEEVYLPIYYQYRPIEAPEAHRQLAGALHVANWGAAVIGCNDGRDSWALDMVEGAFQIEQSELEMAILNAREALEKAKKALAVGAN, via the coding sequence ATGACTGTAGAAGACCTTATCAAAAACACCGAGACGCTGCCCCCGGCTCCGGAAGTCCTGCCGAAGTTGGTGAAGATCATGAACGATCCGGACACCGATTCCAGCGACATCGTACAATTGATCGCCACCGATTCCGCCATCACCGCCGGCGTGCTCAAGCTGAGCAACTCGGGCGCCTACTCGCCCGCCACCCCGGTCACCGATCTCAACGAAGCGGTCGCTCTGCTCGGCATCAAGGAGATCTACCGCATCGTAAACCTGGTCTCCAGCGGCGAATACCTCGACGGGGCCCTGCCGAGCATGGACATCGGGAAGGGCAGCCTCTGGCAGCACAGTCTCGCGGTGGCCCTCATCATGGACCAAATCGCCAAGAACGTCACCTCCATGGAAGGACTGCCCTACACTCTGGGCCTCCTGCACGACATCGGGAAGCTGGGGCTTCACCTCGGCTGCGGCGAACAGTACACCAACGTTTTTCAAAAGGTGGAAACCGAACGCATCAGCATCGACCAGGCCGAGGCGAGAACCTTCGGCTTCGATCACGCCACCGCCGGCTCCAAGATTCTCGAAAGCTGGGGATTTCCAGAGGAGGTCTACCTGCCGATCTACTACCAGTACCGCCCGATCGAAGCGCCGGAAGCGCATCGCCAACTCGCAGGAGCCTTGCACGTGGCGAACTGGGGAGCGGCCGTCATCGGCTGCAACGACGGACGCGACTCCTGGGCCCTCGACATGGTCGAAGGCGCCTTCCAGATCGAGCAGAGCGAGCTCGAAATGGCCATCCTCAACGCCCGCGAGGCGCTGGAAAAGGCCAAGAAAGCTCTCGCGGTCGGGGCCAACTAG
- a CDS encoding chemotaxis protein CheD, translated as MSGAPTLPSLFQQRVVVGVGDLAVSNNGNVNLSTFALGSCVGVIVYDKDAKVGGLIHIMLPDSTLSPDKAQKQPAMFADTGLPLMFRNLCGLRAERRRMRAFVAGGASVISGSDMFKIGERNIMAVKKLINALGIQVVRADVGGVNNRTVHLNVGTGEVSMKTPLGTSKFSLA; from the coding sequence ATGAGCGGCGCTCCAACCCTACCTTCCTTATTTCAGCAAAGAGTCGTCGTCGGCGTTGGAGACTTGGCGGTTTCGAACAATGGCAACGTCAATCTCAGCACCTTTGCCCTCGGATCCTGCGTAGGCGTCATCGTCTACGACAAGGACGCCAAAGTCGGCGGTCTCATCCACATCATGCTGCCGGACTCCACCTTGTCCCCTGACAAAGCCCAAAAACAACCCGCCATGTTCGCGGATACGGGCCTCCCCCTCATGTTTCGAAACCTCTGCGGACTTCGAGCCGAGCGCCGCCGCATGAGAGCGTTCGTGGCAGGCGGAGCCTCGGTCATCTCCGGTTCGGACATGTTCAAGATTGGCGAACGCAACATCATGGCCGTCAAAAAGCTCATAAACGCGCTCGGAATCCAAGTCGTCAGAGCGGATGTCGGCGGGGTGAACAACCGCACCGTGCACCTCAACGTCGGCACTGGCGAAGTCTCCATGAAGACCCCGCTGGGAACCTCTAAATTCAGCCTAGCATGA
- a CDS encoding chemotaxis protein CheW — protein MSNLTFDDKTSHTTFSSGKFLTFTLAEECYGVEVLKIREIIRMQKITPVPQMPEHVKGVINLRGKVIPVVDLRIKFNLPVAEATERTCIIVVDVYGGQGVNQLLGLVVDAVEEVLNVSDAEVEPSPDFGTRLSTECCLGIAKIKDSVKTLLDIEKVVSSELESGLGF, from the coding sequence ATGAGCAACCTCACTTTTGACGACAAGACCTCCCATACGACATTCTCATCTGGAAAATTTCTCACCTTCACCCTGGCCGAAGAGTGCTACGGCGTAGAGGTCCTCAAGATCCGCGAGATCATTCGCATGCAGAAGATCACCCCGGTGCCTCAGATGCCTGAGCACGTGAAGGGCGTCATCAACCTGCGCGGCAAGGTCATTCCGGTCGTCGATCTACGCATCAAGTTCAATTTGCCTGTCGCCGAAGCGACCGAGCGCACCTGCATCATCGTGGTCGACGTGTACGGAGGCCAAGGGGTCAATCAGCTGCTTGGCCTAGTGGTCGACGCGGTGGAGGAAGTGCTCAACGTCTCCGACGCGGAAGTCGAGCCATCTCCGGACTTCGGCACGCGTCTCAGCACCGAATGCTGCCTCGGCATCGCCAAGATCAAGGACAGCGTGAAGACCTTGCTCGACATCGAAAAGGTCGTCTCGAGCGAGCTCGAAAGCGGCCTCGGCTTCTAG
- a CDS encoding HD domain-containing phosphohydrolase — MKISEPRARNILVLDDDDIVLLAMKETLERESFQVSAFTNPHDALRALSENRFSVIISDHRMPEMTGLEFLDRCKEIQPNASRILITGVLTLNTVVEAVNRGEIFRFLAKPWIREELIATVENAVQRYSLVEANEKLQADTLDLNEKLVATNASLEEKIRQLQEQTQMLDEANHALEKNFRHSLEICFRLIEAFHPILGQQTKSVVAICAEVAKSPLLEPKDQEVLRVASWLYNLGRIGLPRDLVSRNLQDPQSITETEQTLLRHYPVYGQTLANFVENLDEVGLAIRYHRERFDGQGFPDQLSRESIPVPARHLAVAVGFVECNLPRDEALEFIIRESGRAYHPEAVRLFMKSSNLTNLPKKVREITLAELEPGMVLAKGIYSPSGLLLIPEEKRLTGGIIGKIKEHDFANPITQRLMVFR; from the coding sequence ATGAAGATCTCCGAGCCGAGAGCCCGCAACATCCTGGTACTGGACGACGACGACATCGTGCTGCTGGCCATGAAGGAGACCCTGGAACGCGAGTCCTTTCAGGTGTCCGCCTTCACCAATCCGCACGACGCCCTGCGCGCGCTCTCCGAAAACCGCTTTTCGGTCATCATCTCCGACCACCGCATGCCGGAAATGACCGGCTTGGAGTTTCTCGATCGTTGCAAGGAAATCCAGCCCAACGCCTCGCGCATCCTCATCACGGGCGTGCTGACGCTGAACACCGTGGTGGAAGCGGTCAATCGCGGGGAGATCTTCCGCTTCCTGGCCAAGCCATGGATCCGCGAAGAGCTCATCGCCACGGTGGAAAACGCCGTGCAGCGCTACTCCCTGGTGGAGGCCAACGAAAAGCTGCAGGCGGATACGCTGGATCTCAACGAGAAGCTAGTCGCCACCAACGCTTCTCTAGAAGAGAAGATCCGTCAGCTGCAGGAGCAGACCCAGATGCTCGACGAGGCCAACCACGCTCTGGAGAAAAACTTTCGCCACTCCCTGGAAATCTGCTTCCGCCTCATAGAAGCCTTCCACCCCATTCTCGGGCAGCAGACCAAGTCGGTGGTGGCCATCTGCGCCGAAGTCGCCAAATCGCCTCTGCTCGAGCCCAAGGATCAGGAGGTGCTTCGCGTCGCCTCCTGGCTCTACAATCTCGGGCGTATCGGCCTGCCGCGCGATCTCGTCTCCCGCAACCTTCAAGATCCGCAAAGCATCACCGAGACCGAGCAGACGCTGCTGCGCCACTATCCAGTCTATGGCCAGACCTTGGCCAATTTCGTGGAAAATCTCGACGAGGTGGGCCTCGCCATCCGCTACCATCGCGAGCGCTTCGACGGTCAAGGCTTTCCCGACCAGCTCAGCCGCGAGAGCATTCCAGTGCCTGCCCGCCACCTCGCCGTGGCAGTCGGATTCGTGGAGTGCAACCTGCCGCGCGACGAAGCTCTGGAGTTCATCATCCGCGAATCCGGTCGGGCCTACCACCCGGAAGCGGTCCGACTCTTCATGAAGAGCTCGAACCTCACGAACCTGCCCAAGAAGGTGCGCGAGATCACCCTCGCCGAACTCGAACCAGGCATGGTGTTGGCCAAAGGCATCTACAGCCCCTCGGGTTTGCTGCTCATCCCGGAAGAAAAACGGCTCACCGGAGGCATCATCGGCAAGATCAAGGAGCACGATTTCGCCAACCCCATCACCCAGCGCTTGATGGTCTTTCGCTAA
- a CDS encoding HAMP domain-containing sensor histidine kinase: protein MNPNTQPPTLTATDLTDAIRELTGSNVDLLANPGPGISYLIELPSRRLRFMERESDSFPNAFYNLADSCSSWEQLVADSDRDRFLQSLKTEPIEPQISYQLIANRRGALMPVVDYRQLLRDPIGRPVGILGRLVDDSFRSMAMDALFRRSWKEIAATMTRRYLHDFNNTIAGIYSLSELYAEPGSEAQSMVEAMVHIRDNSIRAQDITKKVRLLTTLENGQPDFLDLASLLREQEEYIQALLPKGAGQSYQIQAGDYPARLDPNQFRQVILHLAGNASDAAGEAIALQLSLRKSVSDAGEVAILEISDNGPGFKTGELETALEPFYSTKNDEKHPGLGLSVAKSFAESLNGTLRIENRSPGACVTLSLPLYSLERQRQSTANPAAKPASSAAQRYPAPAPIQPATPSPQTAEKAVAVTPAAVAGAGKSASSAKKTADSPTRELLVYSWEDLSRHPLLVAMKKAGWSAHPHLSPGELLIDLLQRADQIDGVLVFKSPLDERVDPLLSELGHSREAPKIALVTLGESEELLPESIKRSCGLILAGASKPSQSLNKLAKFLS from the coding sequence TTGAATCCCAACACGCAGCCACCCACCTTGACCGCCACCGACCTGACCGACGCCATCCGCGAGCTCACTGGATCAAACGTAGATCTGCTCGCGAACCCAGGCCCCGGCATTTCCTATCTTATCGAACTGCCCTCGCGGCGGCTCCGTTTCATGGAGCGCGAGAGCGACTCCTTCCCGAACGCCTTCTACAACCTGGCCGATAGCTGCTCGAGCTGGGAACAGCTGGTGGCCGATTCCGATCGCGATCGCTTTCTCCAATCCCTCAAAACCGAGCCGATCGAGCCCCAGATCAGCTATCAGCTGATCGCCAACCGACGCGGGGCCCTGATGCCAGTGGTCGACTATCGCCAGCTGCTGCGCGACCCGATCGGCCGACCCGTGGGCATTCTGGGCAGACTGGTGGACGACTCCTTCCGCAGCATGGCCATGGACGCCCTCTTCCGCCGCTCCTGGAAGGAAATCGCCGCTACCATGACGCGCCGCTACCTGCACGACTTCAACAACACCATCGCCGGCATCTACTCTCTGAGCGAGCTCTACGCGGAGCCTGGGTCGGAAGCCCAATCGATGGTCGAGGCCATGGTGCACATCCGCGACAACTCCATTCGGGCTCAGGACATCACGAAAAAGGTGCGGCTGCTCACCACTCTTGAAAACGGCCAGCCCGACTTCCTCGACCTCGCTTCCCTGCTCCGAGAGCAGGAGGAGTACATCCAAGCCCTGCTGCCCAAAGGCGCCGGGCAGAGCTATCAGATTCAGGCGGGAGACTATCCAGCGCGCCTCGATCCCAACCAGTTTCGACAAGTCATCCTGCATCTCGCTGGCAACGCGAGCGACGCGGCGGGCGAGGCCATCGCCCTGCAGCTGAGCCTTCGAAAGTCCGTTTCCGACGCCGGCGAGGTCGCCATCCTGGAAATCTCAGACAACGGACCGGGCTTCAAAACGGGCGAACTGGAGACCGCGTTGGAGCCGTTCTACTCCACCAAAAACGACGAGAAGCATCCCGGCCTCGGACTGAGCGTCGCGAAGTCATTCGCAGAAAGCCTCAACGGGACGCTGCGCATCGAAAACAGATCTCCCGGAGCCTGCGTGACGCTTTCCCTCCCGCTATACTCGCTCGAACGCCAACGCCAGAGCACCGCCAACCCGGCCGCGAAGCCCGCCTCCAGCGCCGCTCAACGCTACCCTGCGCCCGCTCCGATTCAACCAGCGACACCCTCGCCTCAGACAGCCGAAAAGGCAGTGGCGGTTACGCCAGCGGCAGTAGCTGGCGCCGGGAAAAGCGCTTCTTCCGCCAAGAAAACCGCTGATTCGCCCACCCGAGAACTGCTCGTCTACTCCTGGGAAGACCTCTCCCGCCACCCTCTGCTGGTAGCTATGAAGAAAGCCGGCTGGAGCGCCCATCCCCACCTCAGCCCAGGCGAACTGCTGATCGATCTGCTACAGCGGGCCGACCAGATCGACGGCGTGCTGGTGTTTAAAAGTCCGCTCGACGAACGAGTGGACCCCTTGCTCTCCGAACTCGGCCACAGCCGCGAAGCGCCAAAAATCGCCCTCGTCACCCTTGGCGAGTCCGAAGAGCTGCTGCCCGAGTCCATCAAGCGAAGCTGCGGCCTGATCCTCGCAGGAGCCTCAAAACCGAGCCAATCGCTAAACAAGCTCGCCAAATTCCTAAGCTGA
- a CDS encoding protein-glutamate O-methyltransferase CheR — MSFSPFKQKQAGYDANPRQAAPSTVPPTSPFTRNKLTDKDYQFIRELIYKETRINLGDSKRELVSARLGKRLRALGMSSYSDYCRSLQNDPQSGELYHLIDAISTNHTFFFREVNHFNFLNQTILPEFASNKLGASSNLRIWSCACSTGEEPYSVGIALSEFFESRRDINWKIECSDISTRVLDFASKGIYDKERLKNVCPEWLRRYFQKGERQMDGYFRVRPELHSRINFQRINLFAPSYPWTEKFQVIFCRNVMIYFDRQTQQELVGRLAQHLVPGGYLLIGHAESLAGVKHPYLSIKPAIYQLPR, encoded by the coding sequence ATGAGCTTCAGCCCTTTTAAGCAAAAGCAAGCTGGCTACGATGCCAATCCACGCCAGGCCGCGCCATCGACCGTCCCGCCGACGAGTCCGTTCACCCGCAACAAGCTGACCGACAAGGACTACCAGTTCATTCGCGAACTTATTTACAAGGAGACGCGCATCAACCTCGGCGACAGCAAGCGCGAGCTGGTCAGCGCCCGCCTCGGCAAGCGCCTGCGGGCCTTGGGCATGTCCAGCTACAGCGACTACTGCCGTTCGCTGCAAAACGATCCCCAAAGCGGCGAACTCTACCACCTGATCGACGCCATCTCGACCAATCACACCTTCTTTTTCCGGGAGGTGAACCACTTCAATTTTCTCAACCAGACCATTCTGCCGGAATTCGCTTCGAACAAGCTGGGGGCCTCCAGCAACCTTCGCATCTGGAGCTGCGCCTGCTCGACGGGCGAGGAGCCTTACTCCGTGGGCATCGCCTTGTCCGAATTCTTCGAATCGCGCCGTGATATCAACTGGAAGATCGAGTGCAGCGACATCTCCACCCGCGTGCTCGATTTCGCATCCAAAGGCATCTACGACAAGGAACGCCTCAAGAACGTCTGCCCGGAATGGCTGCGCAGATACTTTCAGAAGGGCGAACGGCAGATGGACGGCTATTTCCGCGTGCGTCCGGAGCTGCACAGCCGCATCAATTTCCAACGCATCAACCTGTTCGCACCCTCCTACCCGTGGACGGAGAAGTTCCAAGTCATCTTCTGCCGCAACGTTATGATCTACTTCGACCGCCAAACCCAGCAGGAGCTGGTAGGGCGGCTCGCTCAGCACCTGGTTCCCGGCGGCTACCTGCTCATCGGTCATGCCGAAAGCCTGGCCGGAGTGAAGCACCCGTACCTTTCCATCAAGCCGGCCATCTACCAGCTGCCGCGCTAG